TTGCGTCCCTTTTGTTGATGTGATTATTTGTCAGGATCAATACGGGGGCGGATTTGTTCGGCTTCAGGGCAATCATCAGACACCAACAGATCGTGCGATGCTATTCCTGTTTTGGTGAACGAAGATAGTCTTTGCGTTACAGCACCAATGCTCTCTAATCTGACCATTTCTTCCCAAGAGCAAACCTCGTCTTCATCTTCAGTCTCGTAACGAATTGTTACCACGTCTCCTTCAATATCCAATATCTTGGCTCTTTCTAGCCAACGTCCCTGATCCCTCAGG
This window of the Pseudanabaena sp. BC1403 genome carries:
- a CDS encoding DUF6679 family protein; protein product: MLHRKIYQLCEAKSDVWIYLRDQGRWLERAKILDIEGDVVTIRYETEDEDEVCSWEEMVRLESIGAVTQRLSSFTKTGIASHDLLVSDDCPEAEQIRPRIDPDK